A window of Lonchura striata isolate bLonStr1 chromosome 2, bLonStr1.mat, whole genome shotgun sequence genomic DNA:
CACTGACTCAGGAATGACTCAAGTCATGGCTGAAGTTAAATTTGCAGAAAAGGTTGGCCTCACTTGATTTTTGGTGACCATGGGGAACATGCACTGTCAGATCCCTATAGAAAATGAAAGAGTATGAGCTTTAAAAAAGAGATCCCTTTTTCCAAATACTAATAGATGCTGGAATTAAACAGATTTTATCAGGAACAAagtgcatatttatatatagtttGGCTAAAATTTTCCCCCTTAGGGTGCTATAACTTGAGGAATAGGATTTTTCCTAGTAGATTGCTGACAGAACCCGTTTTAAAAGTGTAGGGAGACTTTTTTACAACAAattatttctggattttcttttttaaattatggaaCAGAAAGAAGGTGTAAGCCAAATCTCCCCTCTTCCCTTGACAAGTCATTGCTTGAGcacatttcaaaacatttttatccCAAAAGTCAGACCAgtatctgcttttcttttgcaggGAAATTAAATGAGAGTGATGAACTTGTGTATCCCTGTTTCGCTGGAGTAAAtgcctgctccttccctgggcctccatagctgcagcccagcctgcaAGCCTGTAGCAGCAGTAACTGTGCTGTTTGTAAAAGCTTTTCACACATCTGGGCAATCAATTATGCCAAAGTAAAATTGATGATAAACTTAAATAAGCCTTATTCAGTTGGTGGTGGGAGAATTGGATGCTCAGCCAACTGCTCCCCACACTGTCGTCTCTTGTACAGCGCactaaaaaggaaattattctcAGAATTGTTAAACATAATGGATTGCTGCTTAAACCCCTTATTAGATATATTAGTTGACTAATCACCTCAGAGACTTTCCCTCTAACAGTCTGACAGGCAAGGCTGTGAGAGAGCCTAGTGCTTATGTCCCAGAGCCAAATAtttcctggagcagctgctaaGTCTGTTGACGGCAGTCTTCGGTGCCTCATACCAGAACAAAGAAGAATCAAAGTCCCTAAACCTGTAGATTAATGCTCAAGTCTGAAGTgggaacattaaaaaataaaagtgtaaCTGAGAAAGGTCCAGCTGAGGAATGTTAAGCAAGAAGACTTGAGAAACATAATCCCTTCTAGTGAGTGCTGCTGTGGCAGTACCCGGTGACCAGCcctccctccagcacagccctgtgcctcTTTGAGTTCCCTCAGCACTGGGGGTGCAGCAAGTCCTCAGAAACCCAGAAGGAGCAGTGGGTTTCCTCCTCAGCAGAAATACAAGACTGCAGAGAAATGAGGctttaaaaatccctgaaaGACACTGCTGGTTTGTGGCTGTCCACGCTGAGCAAGGAGCTCAAGGGCAGATGAGGAGTGGGCTGTGTCCCAGGTAAGGGAATGGTGAACAGTACTGGTGAGACCTTGCTGcagtggccatgcccagccagGAGATTCACCGTGAGCATGAGGAAGCTTGATGGGAGGAAGCTCATGGCATTTTTCTTGCCATGACTCTCTAAGGACAGTGGGGTGATGGTCAAAGAGGTGGTCATGGTTCCCCTCTGTATTTGCCTTGGTGTTTGGTGCTGCCCCTGTGAGGGTGTCATGTCAGAGTGGTGAGGGCACTGAGCTTCCTGGGTCACACAAAGCAGCCCTCAAGTGAAGAAGCTGCAACCTTTCAGGGCAGATTGGAACTGAAAtcctgcagagcctcagctCTCACAGCCACCTTGTCTGATGGCTCAGCTGGCACTGGCCTACAGCCTCATCAAAATGTGCAGCACAGCTGTCACAGTAAACGAAGACTGCTTTTTTGGTCCTGTGGAACTGCTGGTACTTGTTGGTATCTAGtacaggcagcaggagcagccccagtcCCTCAGGAGAAAAGGACTGGAAGAAAGGGATTCTGGGCTGGGTTTGTAACTGTGCTGGTCCATCTCACTCCCTTTCTCCACACTGTGGAAGGAACTGCCTGTAAGCTCCTGAAAACATGCCTTAGTCCATAAAAAAACACAGTGTGATCTTAGTGCCAGCTCATTTGGATGTGCCAGGGATCAGAGCTTGAACTGCCTACCACTCTCATAACTGCTAACTAAAACCTGTGCAATGACTGTTTGTATTTCCCATCCACAGTGAGGGTGGGCTTCAGCTTCAGCTTTTAAACTGAGAGCCTGATTCTGACTGCATGGTAAATATACAGCAGTTGCTTTTGGTTTGCAGCAATGAAAATGgagaataattttttcccccgTAATGAGAGATTTACAATCATACACAGACTGATTGTGTGAAGTCAATAGGATTCTGTCTCTCAAAAGCAAATATTGAGGGAATTAGCAGCTGCAAAAGCCAATATTTACTATTTGGGTACTGAATCATAGCAGAGACTGCACAACACACCAGCATCCTCATCTTGTCATGCAACAAGTCAGACCTGCCCTGTTGCCAGCATCTGCAGCACCAGCAAGCTCTGGGATGTTTGTGGCCCAGCTAAGCTGGGTTTTAAATCCAGCAGAATCAAACACTTTGCCACATTGTCCCCATCAGCTTTCAAAGTTCTTCCTAAATCTGATGGAAGGAAACATAAgtaccccatccctggaagttttcAAAACCAGTCTGGATGGGACACTGAGAACTAGACtatctttaaggtcccctccaaGCCAGCCAATTTTTTATAATCTTGTGAAGCTGCTCAATATCTTGGAAGGGAGATAGAGaagtgtttttttattttattgctgcaTTATTACTGTTTCTTGACATGACGCTCATTTGGCCTGGTTTAATAGCATTGATGGAATCCAAAGTAGTGCctttgtgctttatttttttttcaaattaaccTAGAGAGGCAAACCAGGGTGGGCCATGCCCTGAGCTGGTTCAGCACTATACATGAGGAAGGCTTGGTGGAAAGCAATTTACCTGTTGaattaaacatttttcagcTTGATGTATCACTGTTTGCCTTGATTTTGCTGGAGGTTTTCTGAAGGACTGATATCAGCCAATAAGGGACTATTTACATGAAAGTAAAGGATTCTCATGTTTAGGAGAAAGATGTTATTGCTATTCTTTCTTGAATCTTTGAAATCTCTTTTTGCTGTTATAAGCCTAAACAATGTCTGCAACAGCCTGTGATGGCAGACAAGATTTCAAGGTttcaggtgagttttctttgttATTTCCTGATGTGTTTTGGACAATGCAAACAGAAAGCAACATGTGTCCTTGGTGAGCTGGATGTGCCCAGTGCAGAAGGTGACTGCTTTGAGTTGTTACCTGCACGGCTTCATCTCATCAGAAATAGCCACCGGAATtgattaatattaaaaataaagtcaaCTAACTTTCTTTTGACAAAGACAGCAGCTAGTACAATGCTGGAGGCACTTGCAATCTGAGAGCTGTAACTCATGTTACACTCCAGAGAGATTTGTCTCCCCTCTTCTAAATCAAAATCAGGGAGTAAGAGGATACTCAGCCTCTTGCACACCTAGCAACTTTTCAGCCGTGCCTAGTGGAACATTTGCTGCCTTGCTCTCGGTATTTGGAAGATGTCCTTAACCTTTGATGTTAAGTGGGAAGGTATTTTCCAAATGAAGCTATGCCTCTGCCCATGAATTGGATGCCCCAGATGTTCCCATCCAGCACAGCTGCCCCCACAAGAGGTCTGGCTCATCAGGGACAAGCAGGAGATGGAAATGACATGAGGGTCAGGGAAAACATTGCAAACAAGCCAGCATGGAGAGGCTGGAGTAGGTGAGAGGTGCAGGGTCACAAGCCAGGTGAAAAAGGCCTGGGGTCAGGTCAGTGTGCTGAGATTTTCCAGGTATAAAGGACAAATTAGGACAGCATTTCTGTGGGCAAATCACAGAACCAGTAAGTGTTGGCACAGTGTCCTGTGCCAACCCAGGCCAACAGGAAGGGGGGGtcactgcagcagggcagaaaatccatccctgtgccaggactgTAGTGGTTTCCTGGGGATGGGCAGGGGGGGGAAGCTGTGTCTGGGACTGGGTGTCCCCCAGGAGATGGGACaactggcacagcccagggtgCTGGGACAAGACATCACCTGTGTCACCCTCACCTCCAGGGCTTGCTGCAGACAGGCCAGCACTGTATAGTTTTTggtgcagagcagccacagcacagggctggctcACACCTGAAGCCTTCTCACTGGAGCCCACACTGGTATTTTGTGGCACGTGGCCCAGCACCATGGGCAAATCCCCATTGCTGAGACACAGGAGGCTGTTACAGCACCAGTGACCGGTGTTATCTGAGCATTCAGGCTGCACAGAAATACTGTCACAAGGATTAAATGCTCTCCTATGAGACAGGGGACACTGTGAGCCTCCAGGGTGGACAGGGTCTCATGGAACTGGCTCCACTCAGTGTAGATGGGGAGGCACAGGCTTATGTGATTTGTTCAGTCCATTTGCAAGTGATCCTGGGCGGGAAAATGTTGCAAACCCCACTGAAGACAGAGAGTTATTACAAAGGGACCTACTGAGAAGCAGGAAATATGAGGAGGAAACAATAAAATGAGATTCAGCTTGGAAAAATAGAAGGGAATACATGTGGGAATAATATTTAGTAATAACTTCAGTGGGTGGAAAAgagtggaaaagcagaaaatctgaAGGGAGAAGAGCTCTAGCAAGACCAAAAATGAGCAGCAAATGAGAGACATTTTGCAAGGGAGGTGCTGAGGTTAATGTGCTGAGCTGAGACCTGCTCCCTGGCTTGCTCCCCTTGGGCATCATGGGCCACATGTGAGCACTGGCCCTGAATTGCACCAACCTGCAGTGTCCCCCGATGACTGTGGCACAGCTGGTGGCAGCTGTACAGGGCCACACAAGCCCTTGCTtgtgtgccctgtgtgtcccctgATGTGCCCAGCTCAGAGGGGAGACATTCCAGAGTGTTTCTCCACGTGTGTGCTGGGAGGGGATGCTGTCGCTGGCACTGGtttcctgctcttctctgtggtttGGGCACGGGATTGCCTACTGCCACCTCGGGGCACCGCTGTGCCCATGGGTCCCTTGTGAGGACACCACCAGCCTGGTGGTGTGCCCTCAGGGCTAACCAGAACCAGCCCAGCCTGTGTAGAGTTTGCTGGCTTTTCCCCACCCTCACTGCTTGCTGCACACACCAAATCCAGCACggcataaaaagaaaactgcCAAGGGCAAAGAAACTTTCCAgataaaaatacaagaaaaggCTTGAACACAAATTGTTGGCCTCCCCTGCTGCACAGTACTCGTCACCTCGGCACATCTGCTCCGAGCCATGGCTGACCCCCTCGTTCCCTGCCAGCTTTCTGCTTCCAGCCTTGCTGCCTCACCTCCCCCAAACACCAGGAAGCTGTGGCATTTTGGAATGTGCTACGTAGAGCCTGACCAAGGCGATGTTTTTCCCAGACTGTTATTCCCTACTTTTGAGTCATGAACATGCAGATGCAACAATCACCCAATTTCCTCTCTGTGCCCTTTTGGCTCCTCTAGCCACCCACCTGCCCACAGAGTGAAACGCCAGCATCACCAGCAGCGGGAAGGAGCAAACACCAGGAAAGCAAAGTGGCATCATCCCAGGTGAAGCTATGCCCCCTGGCACAATGGGGCTTTGGTTCTGGTCTCACTTCTGAGGAAGGAGTTTGCTCTAGCAAGAAGGGTCCCcatgcagagcacagcagggacagcacagccaCATACTAAGAGTTATACACTCAAAATGCTCAGCTGGTAACTGTGAATCCCACTGAACCCAAAATCTTCAGAAAATGCCATTTGCTGCAGAGTATTCGGCATTCTTTGAAAAGAGGGAGCTTGATGAGCCCACGGGCTCTGGCCCATCCTGCTCCCACCACTCCTCCCCACCTGAGAGGTGAGGGATGCCCATCTCAGCTGATGCTCAGATGCCATCTCCCTGTGCCCCTTCTCCCCACACATCCCCTCAAAACATGCCTCACTGCAGCACGCTGTTCAGACATGTAAGTTGTTCAGTTTACTGTTATTCtctaaaaacacagcaaaaagtTCAAACTTTTGGTTTTGCCAGTCTGAAGATGTGGGCTGGTCAGATGTTCTTTTCAAGACACAGGAGAGCAAAGCattaactgaaaaaataaaaactctatGACAAAGTAAACAAAACCGAAATTACACCATaaagtatttattaataaaCAAAGGGGGCTTTTTTCTTCAGTTGTAAGAAACACTTTAAAGCAAGTGCTCTTTCGGAGATTTAAAAGCTATATCAAATGGTAACATTGGTTTTACATTATTGtacattacattaaaaaaacacatcTCACAAAATTCCTTTTATTAGACCGTGGCTTTCTCTGCCTTCAGTTGTAAATTAATTTCTACAGACTTAAATTTAacttattcttttttttttttttaaacaagtaaACAATATACAAAGATTCACCTGAATTCCATAGGTCAGAGGAGGTGTCCTTGTCAGGGCCTGTGCAAGGCAGGCAGTGGGGGGAAGCTGACTTGGTTCACAGGGGGACATGGTCACAACCACAGGACCAGGGCTCACCCAGGGCcaaacacctcctgctcctggggaagcCCAGGCAGCTGCCCCTGTGTCTGACCAGCTCAGTGTGACCCCGCTGCAATGTGGGCAGGTAGAAACCTACACCCCCAGAGACCAGAGACTGCGGGGGGTCCTTCAGAAGCCTGGCAGCACCCAGCTCTGGAGCACCCACTGCCCTGAAGATCCCCAAGCACCGAGTTGTGCAGCATCCAACATCTCCAGCAACCAGGCACCCCCTTCCCCAAGACATCCAGTCTGGCAGGAGAGGAAGCCAGGTCTCACAAACCAATCTTTCTGTCCAGATCCTGCACACCAACTGGGAGATCACAGCCAGGAACAACAGATCTGGGATAAATTACCTATTCATTTCCCCGTGTCAGTGGCCAAACCATGGCTGCAGGCTGCAAACTGCCTGTGTGTGGCATGTTTATGAGTAAACCATTGGGTTTGGCAATGCGTCTGCACCTTCTGTGTAATTTAAAAACAGCCATACAAAACAGAGCATCACAGTTATTGCTACATATTGATACAGTATCAGACAATAAGAAACCTTTTGTCATCACTGATCTGGCTACAGTAATTGCTTGGGTTTTGCTCAGGGCCTCAAGTCTTCTGCTGCACTGTTTTGACTGAGGAGCAAAATGGATGGAAATGCAGAGGCTATATTTTTTAAGACACAAAACCAGCCTTAGTTTGCTTCATTTGGGGTGATATAATTAGAATGATCTCATTGTTTGTTGCCTCTTCAACCTGGAGAGGTGTTTTCCCCATATGAAGCAAAGCAGGACAGAGCCGACAGCTCCAGTGTAAAGTGTCCCTCCTGTCTGCATCTCACCACCTCCATGACCCTTGTGACACCACAAGCATTTTGTCCCTTggttgggcttttttccttatttttaaatacagctgTGCCTCCCTAGTCCCCTGCCACGGgtaaagaagaaaagaggatGGATTTCAAATCTCTACCAACCCATTCACATCCCAACTGGGTTCTGTATAACACTCTCCCACTCCCACAGGGTAAGGCAGGGGACTCAGAATGGGCTCATGGGGGACAAGATAAAGTCCATTTTCCTGCAAGTCAGACTCCAGTGCAAGCAGGCTTTGGGGTGACACCTTTGTGGACATTCACACAGATTTCCTGTTTCATGGGAAATGAGGTTAAATCAGGTGTGTTTGGAATCACAGTCTGACCTTTCTCTGCCAAGGCAGGTTCAGTTCAGACACTGCCAGCTTTACCAAAAGCTTTGCTGGGTGTCACAAAGAGCAAGCACCTCATATCCTGGTTTTAGTAAAATGTTCACAAAGATAAAATCTTTGCAAATCACTACTGGGTCCTGATCTTGATATAAAACCAAATCAAGAAGGGTTTCAAGTGCACGGGAAAGAAGAGCAGAGTAATTCACTCTTCCAATTCCTACATAGTACAAGGAAAATTGGTCTTTGCAAGACCAAGCTTCTGGTGGCATTTCACCCCAAAGAGGGTGTGGGTAAGAAGCCATGGTGGCTGGGCACACAGGGATTGCACTGCTCAGCTCTTAGTTGTGATTGTCTGTAAAGCAACAGGAAATGTCATtatggagctgggagcagagaggtTTCTGAAGTACTGCTGTCTTGTACAGTGTAACAAAACTCTTTCTAGAATTAATTAGGCAAATACTTGTGACCATGTCATACCTGAAGGGCACTTTACGGCTCTGACATTTATCTCATGAGTACAGTGATCTGAAATACATATGCATTTCCAGCGTAATCCTTCGCCACCGTAAATGACGCGCTGGAATGAGAGCGTATCTGGCAACGTTAATTCCGAGATATCATCCTTACAGTTCCTGGCAACAGACCCCGATGAAAATAAATGGTTTATAAACACTGTCTGACATGCATGAgcctttcaaaattatttacaagTGGTGTTCTGGGAGCTCTGTTCCAAAGAAGTATTTCTCCTCTGTTCAGTTCAGATATTAAAACTGGCtgggtggggatggggaggggaaggtGTCAGCGCTACACAGTCACAGCTGGGTACATCTTCTGCTCGCTGTTGGTGTGTGGGAAGGGAGACTGGATCTGCCTGTAGCCGCTCTGCAGGCTGTCCAGGAAGGGAGGCACCGGGGTCAGCGGCATCGAGTCGTGCTGCATGGCATAGCCCACATACTGCGGGTGCAGGTACTGGCCCTGGTGCGGCACGATCTGCGTGGCCTGCTGGCAGTTCAGCACCGAGAAGTTCGTGGGCATGTTGACATAAACATTATTCATGGTCCCTTCTGGCAAACAGCAGTTGGTCTGGGACCTCGTTGGTGGAGCTCTGGCCCCCGAGTTGgcgctggagctggagctggcagccGTGCTCGACTGGCGGGAGGAGGAGCCCCGGGAGGTGCTGGCACTTGGGATCATGGGGATCGTCTCCATCAGGCGGGTGCCTGCAGGTGCTCggctctgctggggctcctGCTTGGGCCGCAGGCATCTGCAGCAGCAAGCTGCAACCAGTGACCCCAAGATGATGAAAGCGACAAATACAGATCCCACGATAAGGAACGGCACGTAGATGGGCACTGCAACAGCAAGGAAAATATTGTCAGtgtaggccaaggacaatcctCGGCAGTTCCAGAAGTCCCCCCTCATGCAAGCAGAGCCCACTtcctcccagcacaggcagagcattCTATACCAGCATGATGAAAAGGGCTGTTAAACCCAGTGGCTTAAATTTCCCTCCTGTTGATGGTGGTCTAGTTCACAGTAACCACAGCTGCAGATTCTATCAAATCATGTCTCCAACATGTCCTACTAGAACAATCAGCCACAATACAGCTGGGTTTGAACAGTGCCTTAAGGAGATACTGTGGGGCAGGATCCCTCCTGAGGGCTCAGGATCACAGTCACAGGCCTTCTgacaccccacagccctggggatgAATGCCCACCCATTCTGCACTTCCGCCCTGGTTTAGGGAGAAGCCACAGAGCAGG
This region includes:
- the SHISA2 gene encoding protein shisa-2 homolog, giving the protein MRGWLLLAALGWLLPAGAAASGEYCHGWLDGQGGWRDGFQCPERFDGGDATICCGSCALRYCCSSAEARLDQGACDNDRRQGGGEPGRPGKDGPDGAAVPIYVPFLIVGSVFVAFIILGSLVAACCCRCLRPKQEPQQSRAPAGTRLMETIPMIPSASTSRGSSSRQSSTAASSSSSANSGARAPPTRSQTNCCLPEGTMNNVYVNMPTNFSVLNCQQATQIVPHQGQYLHPQYVGYAMQHDSMPLTPVPPFLDSLQSGYRQIQSPFPHTNSEQKMYPAVTV